In Equus przewalskii isolate Varuska chromosome 6, EquPr2, whole genome shotgun sequence, one DNA window encodes the following:
- the APC2 gene encoding adenomatous polyposis coli protein 2 isoform X1 yields the protein MGLLGLLSLLHSAFFGDQTLQELKMTSSVAPYEQLVRQVEALKAENSHLRQELRDNSSHLSKLETETSGMKEVLKRLQGKLEQEARVLVSSGQTEVLEQLKALQMDITSLYNLKFQPPALGPEPAAQTPEGSPVHGSGPSKDSFGELSRATIRLLEELDRERCFLLNEIEKEEKEKLWYYSQLQGLSKRLDELPHVETQFSMQMDLIRQQLEFEAQHIRSLMEERFGTSDEMVQRAQIRASRLEQIDKELLSAQDRVQQTEPQALLAVKSMPLDEDTETEVPTHPEDGAPQPGNSKVEVVFWLLSMLATRDQEDTARTLLAMSSSPESCVAMRRSGCLPLLLQILHGTEAGPGGRNGNPGAPGAKDARMRANAALHNIVFSQPDQGLARKEMRVLHVLEQIRAYCETCWDWLQARDGGPEGGGAGGAPVPIEPQICQATCAVMKLSFDEEYRRAMNELGGLQAVAELLQVDYEMHGMTRDPLNLALRRYAGMTLTNLTFGDVANKAALCARRGCMEAIVAQLASESEELHQVVSSILRNLSWRADINSKKVLREVGSMTALMQCVLRATKESTLKSVLSALWNLSAHSTENKAAICQVDGALGFLVSTLTYKCQSSSLAIMESGGGILRNVSSLIATREDYRQVLRDHHCLQTLLQHLTSHSLTIVSNACGTLWNLSARSARDQELLWDLGAVGMLRNLVHSKHKMIAMGSAAALRNLLAHRPAKYQAAAAAVSPGACAPSLYVRKQRALEAELDARHLAQALDRLEAQGPPEAEAAAKKPLPPLRHLDGLARDYASDSGCFDDDDAPSLAAAAATAEPASPAVLSLFLGSPFLQGQALARAPPARRGAPEAEKEAGGEAAVAARAKAKLALAVARIDRLVEDISALHTSSDDSFSLSSGDPGQEAPREGRAQSCSPCRGPDGGRREAGSRAHPLLRLKAAHASLSNDSLNSGSTGDGPGPREHTRPCQLAALAEYREGPPCTQARPSRLDLDPPGAQPKPAAQDAAAADARVRTIKLSPTYQHVPLLEGAGRAGSGPPGAGSRKQAWLPAEALSKVPEKLGAEAAALCLSRCSSLSSLSSAGRPGPSEAGDLDDSDSSLEGLEEAGPSEAALDGAWRGPGAASLPMAIPAPRRGRGLGVEDATPSSSSENCVQETPLVLSRCSSVSSLGSFESPSIASSIPSDPCSGLGSGTVSPSELPDSPGQTMPPSRSKTPPPAPAPPGERESTQFSLQWESYVKRFLDIADCRERCRLPSELDAGSVRFTVEKPDENFSCASSLSALALHEHYVQKDVELRLLPPACPERGGGGGGGPGLHFAGHRRRDEAAGRLEGPTAAEQELELLRECLGAAVPARLRKVASALVPGRRALPVPVYMLVPAPAREDDSCTDSAEGTQANFSSTASLSDETLQGPPRDAPGGRADRQKPAGRAVPARQVVGHRHRAGGAGRSWEQARGASRSRTGLELPLRRPPSAHTDGDGSHAGRARGDGALQSLCLTTPTEEAVYCFYGDDSDEEPSRAAATPRRPSAIPRAVKRERPAGRKEAQAVPKPVPKPAPPARAQPSLIADETPPRCSLSSSASSLGEPEPPAPAASRPRAREVAVTKDPGPGGGLAGSPSPRAQAELLRRGIGSALPRRRPQAPAPRRRKPQAAQPDERPADGAQERGEEAAGSDHASDLDSVEWRAIQEGANSIVTWLHQAAAAAATSEASSESDSILSFMSGLSVGSTLQPSPHRKGPRPRAEGQAGSGVRPEKRDAALAQRGSGPRSSCGPEKPRGAQKTVSGVPAVLRGRTVIYVPSPAPRAPPKAAPSPRAAPRKMGPPSPAQPAAPTKAPGLGQPRSRSLHRPGKISELVALSPPQRSATPPARLAKTPSSSSSQTSPASQPLPRRSPPATQATGPLPGPGSSALPKTPARALLAKQHKTQKSPVRIPFMQRPARRGPPPLARAALEPGPRGRAGAEGGPGARGGRLGLVRVASARSSGSESSDRSGFRRQLTFIKESPGLPRRRRAEPATSASTSATIPASQGGSPRRGRPALPAVFLCSSRCDELRAAPRQAPGPHRLPAARPGPGERPPRRTSSESPSRLPVRTPAARPETVKRYASLPHISMARRPDGAAPAPTADATRRSSDGEARPLPRVAAPGTTWRRIRDEDVPHILRSTLPATALPLRGASPEEGPGGPPQRKTSDAVVQTEDFVATKTNSSTSPSLESREPPQVPASGPISLLGSDVDGPTPAKAPAAATFVHEGLVVAAGGFPASRHGSPSRSARVPPFNYVPSPMVVAPTDSAVEKAPAAAPASLLE from the exons ACGCTGCAGGAGCTGAAGATGACGAGCTCCGTGGCGCCCTACGAGCAGCTGGTGCGGCAGGTGGAGGCCTTGAAGGCCGAGAACAGTCACCTGAGGCAGGAGCTGCGGGACAACTCGAGCCACCTGTCCAAGCTGGAGACGGAGACGTCCGGCatgaag GAGGTCCTGAAGCGTTTGCAGGGCAAGCTGGAGCAGGAGGCCCGAGTGCTGGTGTCCTCGGGCCAGACAGAGGTGCTGGAGCAGCTGAaag CCCTGCAGATGGACATCACTAGCCTGTACAACCTCAagttccagcccccagccctgggccccgaGCCCGCTGCCCAGACCCCCGAGGGAAGCCCAGTACACGGCTCCGGGCCCTCTAAGGACAGCTTTGGGGAGCTGAGCCGGGCCACCATCCGGCTGCTGGAGGAACTGGACCGAGAACG GTGCTTCCTGTTGAATGAGattgagaaggaggagaaggagaagctcTGGTATTACTCGCAGCTGCAGGGCCTGTCCAAGCGCCTGGACGAGCTCCCGCACGTGGAGACG CAGTTCTCGATGCAGATGGACCTGATCCGGCAGCAGCTGGAGTTCGAGGCCCAGCACATCCGCTCGCTGATGGAGGAGCGCTTCGGCACCTCGGACGAGATGGTGCAGCGGGCGCAG ATCCGTGCTTCGCGCCTGGAGCAGATCGACAAGGAATTGCTGTCTGCGCAGGACCGGGTGCAGCAGACGGAGCCCCAG GCCCTGCTGGCGGTGAAGTCGATGCCACTGGACGAGGACACGGAGACTGAGGTCCCCACGCACCCTGAGGATGGTGCCCCTCAGCCGGGCAACAGCAAG GTGGAGGTGGTCTTCTGGCTGCTATCCATGCTGGCGACGCGCGACCAGGAGGACACGGCACGCACGCTGCTCGCCATGTCCAGCTCTCCCGAGAGCTGTGTGGCCATGCGCCGCTCGGGCTGCCTGCCGCTGCTGCTGCAGATCCTGCACGGCACCGAGGCCGGGCCTGGGGGTCGTAACGGGAACCCCGGGGCACCGGGAGCCAAGGACGCGCGCATGCGCGCCAACGCGGCGCTGCACAACATCGTCTTCTCGCAGCCTGACCAGGGCCTGGCGCGCAAGGAGATGCGCGTCCTGCACGTGCTGGAGCAGATCCGCGCCTACTGCGAGACCTGCTGGGACTGGCTGCAGGCCCGGGACGGCGGGCCCGAGGGGGGCGGCGCCGGCGGCG CCCCCGTCCCCATCGAGCCGCAGATCTGCCAGGCCACGTGTGCCGTGATGAAGCTGTCCTTCGATGAGGAGTATCGCCGGGCCATGAACGAGCTGG GCGGGCTGCAGGCCGTGGCGGAGTTGCTGCAGGTCGACTACGAGATGCACGGGATGACCCGGGACCCACTCAACCTCGCCCTGCGCCGATACGCCGGCATGACCCTCACCAATCTCACCTTTGGGGACGTCGCCAACAAG GCCGCACTGTGCGCGCGCCGGGGCTGCATGGAGGCCATCGTGGCCCAGCTGGCGTCCGAGAGTGAGGAGCTCCACCAG GTGGTGTCCAGCATCCTGCGCAACCTCTCCTGGCGGGCTGACATCAACAGCAAGAAGGTGCTGAGGGAGGTCGGCAGCATGACGGCCCTGATGCAGTGTGTCCTGAGAGCCACCAAG GAGTCCACCCTGAAGAGCGTGCTCAGCGCCCTGTGGAACCTCTCGGCGCACAGCACGGAGAACAAGGCGGCCATCTGCCAGGTGGACGGCGCCCTGGGCTTCCTGGTGAGCACGCTGACCTACAAGTGCCAGAGCAGCTCGCTGGCCATCATGGAGAGCGGCGGCGGCATCCTGCGCAACGTGTCCAGCCTCATCGCCACCCGCGAGGACTACAG GCAGGTGCTGCGGGACCACCACTGCCTGCAGACGCTGCTGCAGCACCTCACGTCGCACAGCCTGACCATCGTGAGCAACGCGTGCGGCACGCTCTGGAACCTGTCGGCCCGCAGCGCGCGCGACCAGGAGCTGCTGTGGGACCTGGGCGCGGTGGGCATGCTGCGCAACCTGGTGCACTCCAAGCACAAGATGATCGCCATGGGCAGCGCCGCGGCCCTGCGCAACCTGCTGGCCCACCGGCCCGCCAAGTACCAggcggccgccgccgccgtgTCCCCGGGCGCCTGCGCGCCCAGCCTGTACGTGCGCAAGCAGCGCGCGCTCGAGGCCGAGCTGGACGCGCGCCACCTGGCCCAGGCGCTCGACCGCCTGGAGGCGCAGGGCCCGCCAGAGGCCGAGGCCGCCGCCAAGAAGCCGCTGCCGCCGCTGCGCCACCTGGACGGGCTGGCCCGCGACTACGCCTCGGACTCCGGCTGCTTCGACGACGACGACGCGCCCTCCCTGGCCGCCGCGGCCGCCACCGCCGAGCCGGCCAGCCCCGCCGTGCTGTCCCTCTTCCTGGGCAGCCCCTTCCTGCAGGGCCAGGCGCTggcccgcgccccgcccgcccgccgcggcGCCCCGGAGGCCGAGAAGGAGGCCGGCGGTGAGGCGGCCGTGGCGGCCAGGGCCAAGGCCAAGCTGGCGCTGGCGGTGGCGCGGATCGACCGGCTGGTGGAGGACATCTCGGCCCTGCACACCTCATCCGACGACAGCTTCAGCCTCAGCTCCGGGGACCCTGGGCAGGAGGCGCCTCGGGAGGGCCGCGCCCAGTCCTGCTCGCCCTGCCGGGGGCCCGACGGCGGGCGGCGGGAGGCGGGCAGCCGGGCTCACCCGCTGCTGCGGCTCAAGGCGGCCCACGCCAGCCTCTCCAACGACAGCCTCAACAGCGGCAGCACCGGCGACGGGCCGGGTCCCCGTGAGCACACGCGGCCCTGTCAGCTGGCCGCGCTGGCCGAGTACCGCGAGGGGCCCCCGTGCACTCAGGCGCGGCCCAGCCGCCTTGACCTTGACCCGCCGGGGGCCCAGCCCAAGCCGGCAGCCCAGGACGCCGCGGCCGCCGACGCCCGCGTGCGCACCATCAAGCTGTCGCCCACCTACCAGCACGTGCCGCTGCTCGAGGGCGCGGGCAGGGCGGGCTCCGGGCCGCCAGGTGCAGGGTCCCGGAAGCAGGCCTGGCTGCCCGCAGAGGCCCTGAGCAAGGTGCCGGAGAAGCTGGGGGCGGAGGCGGCTGCGCTCTGCCTGTCCCGCTGCAGCTCCCTGTCCTCGCTGTCCTCGGCCGGCCGCCCGGGGCCCAGCGAGGCCGGGGACCTGGACGACAGTGACTCGtccctggaggggctggaggaggcgggcCCCAGCGAGGCGGCGCTGGACGGGGCCtggcgggggccgggggccgcCTCCCTGCCCATGGCCATCCCGGCGccgcggcggggccggggcctgggggtggaggaCGCCACGCCGTCCAGCTCCTCGGAGAACTGCGTGCAGGAGACGCCGCTGGTGCTGAGCCGCTGCAGCTCGGTGAGCTCGCTGGGCAGCTTCGAGAGCCCGTCCATTGCCAGCTCCATCCCCAGCGACCCGTGCAGCGGGCTGGGCAGCGGCACGGTCAGCCCCAGCGAGCTGCCCGACAGCCCCGGGCAGACCATGCCGCCGAGCCGCAGCAAGACGCCGCCGCCGGCGCCCGCGCCCCCGGGCGAGCGCGAGAGCACGCAGTTCAGCCTGCAGTGGGAGAGCTACGTGAAGCGGTTCCTGGACATCGCCGACTGCCGCGAGCGCTGCCGCCTGCCCTCCGAGCTGGACGCGGGCAGCGTGCGCTTCACCGTGGAGAAGCCGGACGAGAACTTCTCGTGCGCCTCCAGCCTCAGCGCGCTCGCCCTGCACGAGCACTACGTGCAGAAGGACGTGGAGCTGCGGCTGCTGCCGCCGGCCTGCCCCGAGCGGGGCGGCGGGGGTGGCGGAGGCCCCGGCCTGCACTTCGCCGGGCACCGTCGGCGGGACGAGGCCGCTGGCCGCCTCGAGGGGCCGACGGCCGCTGAGCAGGAGCTGGAGCTGCTGCGAGAGTGCCTGGGCGCGGCCGTGCCCGCCCGGCTCCGCAAGGTGGCCTCGGCGCTGGTGCCCGGCCGCCGCGCGCTGCCGGTGCCCGTCTACATGCTGGTGCCCGCCCCGGCCCGCGAGGACGACTCGTGCACTGACTCGGCCGAGGGCACGCAGGCCAACTTCTCCAGCACCGCCTCGCTCAGCGACGAGACGCTGCAGGGGCCCCCCAGGGACGCGCCCGGCGGGCGTGCGGACAGGCAGAAGCCCGCGGGCCGTGCGGTCCCTGCCAGGCAGGTGGTCGGGCACCGGCACAGGGCGGGGGGCGCAGGCCGGAGCTGGGAGCAGGCCCGGGGCGCGAGCAGGAGCCGGACTGGGCTGGAGCTGCCCCTCCGCCGGCCCCCGAGCGCCCACACAGACGGGGATGGCTCCCACGCGGGCCGGGCGCGTGGGGACGGCGCCCTGCAGTCGCTGTGTCTCACGACGCCCACCGAGGAGGCCGTCTACTGCTTCTACGGCGACGACTCGGACGAGGAGCCGTCCAGGGCGGCGGCCACCCCGCGGCGGCCGTCCGCCATCCCCCGGGCGGTGAAGAGGGAGCGTCCAGCGGGCAGGAAGGAGGCGCAGGCCGTGCCCAAGCCTGTGCCCAAGCCTGCGCCGCCCGCCcgggcccagcccagcctcatCGCCGACGAGACGCCGCCGCGCTGCTCCCTGAGTTCGTCCGCGAGCTCCCTGGGCGAGCCCGAGCCCCCAGCGCCAGCAGCGAGCCGGCCCCGAGCCCGCGAGGTGGCCGTCACCAAGGACCCCGGCCCGGGCGGCGGGCTCGCCGGCTCCCCCAGCCCGAGGGCCCAGGCGGAGCTGCTGCGGCGCGGCATCGGCTCAGCCCTGCCCAGGCGCCGACCCCAGGCACCAGCCCCGCGGCGACGCAAGCCCCAAGCCGCCCAGCCGGACGAGCGGCCGGCAGACGGGGCCCAGGAGCGCGGCGAGGAGGCAGCGGGCTCAGATCACGCCTCAGACCTGGACAGCGTCGAGTGGCGCGCCATCCAGGAGGGCGCCAACTCCATCGTCACGTGGCTGCACCaggcggcagcggcagcggccACCAGCGAGGCCTCGTCTGAGTCTGACTCCATCCTGTCCTTCATGTCGGGGCTCTCAGTGGGCTCCACCCTGCAGCCCTCCCCGCACAGGAAGGGGCCCCGGCCACGGGCGGAAGGCCAGGCCGGCAGTGGGGTGCGGCCAGAGAAACGGGATGCGGCCCTGGCCCAGCGCGGCAGCGGGCCCCGCTCATCCTGCGGCCCGGAGAAGCCACGAGGCGCTCAGAAGACTGTGTCTGGGGTGCCGGCTGTGCTCCGGGGCCGGACGGTGATCTAcgtgcccagcccagccccccgGGCCCCCCCAAAGGCCGCTCCCAGCCCCCGTGCTGCACCCAGGAAGATGGGACCCCCCAGCCCCGCGCAGCCGGCAGCCCCCACCAAAGCCCCCGGGCTGGGGCAGCCGCGGTCTCGGAGCCTGCACCGGCCGGGCAAGATCTCGGAACTGGTGGCGCTGAGCCCGCCGCAGAGGAGCGCCACACCACCCGCACGCCTCGCCAAGACCCCCTCGTCCAGCTCCTCCCAgacctcccctgcctcccagcccctgcccaggagGTCACCCCCCGCCACCCAGGCTACGGGGCCCCTGCCCGGCCCCGGGTCCTCAGCACTGCCCAAGACGCCGGCGCGGGCCCTGCTGGCCAAGCAGCACAAGACGCAGAAGTCGCCCGTGCGCATCCCATTCATGCAGAGGCCCGCCCGGCGGGGGCCGCCGCCCCTGGCCAGGGCAGCGCTGGAGCCGGGCCCCAGGGGCCGGGCAGGGGCCGAAGGGGGGCCGGGCGCCCGAGGGGGCCGCCTGGGCCTGGTGCGCGTGGCCTCGGCCCGCTCCAGCGGCAGCGAGTCCTCCGACCGCTCGGGCTTCCGGCGGCAGCTGACGTTCATCAAGGAGTCGCCGGGCCtgccgcgccgccgccgcgcagAACCAGCCACCTCCGCCTCCACCTCCGCCACCATCCCCGCCTCCCAGGGCGGCTCGCCCCGCCGCGGCCGGCCCGCGCTGCCCGCCGTCTTCCTCTGCTCCTCGCGCTGCGACGAGCTGCGGGCAGCCCCGAGGCAGGCCCCGGGCCCCCATCGGCTCCCTgcagcccggcccggccccggaGAGCGACCGCCGCGGCGCACCAGCTCCGAGAGCCCGTCGCGCCTGCCCGTGCGCACGCCGGCCGCCCGGCCCGAGACGGTCAAGCGCTACGCCTCGCTGCCACACATCAGCATGGCCCGCAGGCCCGACGGCGCGGCCCCCGCACCCACGGCCGACGCCACCCGCCGCAGCAGCGACGGCGAGGCCCGGCCACTGCCCAGGGTGGCCGCACCAGGCACCACATGGCGTCGCATCCGGGACGAGGACGTCCCGCACATCCTGCGGAGCACGCTGCCCGCCACTGCCCTGCCGCTGAGGGGCGCCTCACCCGAGGAGGGCCCGGGCGGCCCCCCGCAGCGCAAGACCAGCGACGCCGTGGTCCAGACGGAGGACTTCGTGGCCACCAAGACCAACTCCAGCACGTCCCCGAGCCTGGAGAGCAGGGAGCCCCCCCAGGTTCCGGCCAGCGGCCCCATCTCCCTGCTCGGCAGCGACGTGGACGGGCCCACCCCTGCCAAGGCGCCCGCCGCCGCCACCTTCGTCCACGAGGGCCTGGTGGTGGCCGCAGGGGGCTTCCCCGCCAGCCGGCACGGCTCCCCCAGCCGCTCGGCCCGCGTGCCGCCCTTCAACTACGTGCCCAGCCCCATGGTGGTGGCCCCCACTGACTCGGCCGTGGAGAAGGCACCGGCCGCCGCCCCCGCCAGCCTCCTGGAATAG